A portion of the Toxoplasma gondii ME49 chromosome VIIb, whole genome shotgun sequence genome contains these proteins:
- a CDS encoding hypothetical protein (encoded by transcript TGME49_258462~Predicted trans-membrane domain (TMHMM2.0):168-191:248-271), whose product MVVSAYDRIERWCDVCDAEEFRTGPWLKRVKVTELIPLSTPAKHGGDSSYALLLNLSVTVPWLAERRSVSFESQPDSDDSGELDFDMEIFEREEDNRQVDSFLFEVDVKAYQPHHLAVAAGLLRGAVCILSREENSEKIDFRCPTLDRLQKQLKQLEEQRSNTRKRSKAIATAAWISTAVAALGIGSMVWGSTQPRRLRRTLDNSLPQLLEYQFRLSQQSALSDISRMASPSNMMKIWKARSRNPRAAIGGIAEGVGFWAFLSGLVASGAVFTRKMRTVNVENQANEKSRASLGQRIGSAAASAIERFRKGIASKLRVVFIVDDTL is encoded by the exons ATGGTTGTCTCTGCTTACGATAGAATCGAGCGTTGGTGTGACGTCTGTGATGCTGAAGAATTCAGAACAGGCCCATGGCTAAAGCGCGTCAAAGTTACAGAATTGATCCCTCTTTCCACGCCTGCGAAACACGGCGGCGACAGTTCATACGCACTGCTCCTTAACCTCTCTGTCACTGTCCCATGGCTTGCCGAAAGGCGGTCTGTGTCTTTCGAGTCGCAGCCTGACTCGGACGATAGTGGGGAACTAGACTTCGACATGGAGATTTTCGAGCGGGAGGAGGACAACCGTCAAGTTGACAGTTTTTTGTTCGAAGTAGATGTCAAAGCTTACCAGCCGCACCATTTAGCGGTAGCGGCAGGTCTGCTTCGTGGAGCGGTGTGCATCCTTtcgcgcgaagaaaacagtgaGAAGATCGACTTCCGTTGCCCAACTTTGGACCGGCTGCAGAAGCAACTGA AACAGCTTGAGGAGCAACGAAGTAATACAAGGAAGCGAAGTAAAGCAATTGCTACTGCCGCATGGATATCAACAGCGGTAGCAGCCCTTGGTATTGGCAGCATGGTTTGGGGATCAACTCAGCCCCGAAGACTCCGAAGGACACTGGATAATTCTCTTCCTCAACTATTAGAATACCAGTTTAGGCTCAGCCAGCAATCTGCGCTGAGTGATATAAGTCGTATGGCAAGTCCGTCTAACATGATGAAAATTTGGAAGGCAAGGTCGCGAAATCCCCGGGCGGCAATTGGAGGCATTGCAGAAGGCGTTGGGTTCTGGGCGTTTCTGTCCGGACTTGTAGCCTCTGGAGCTGTCTTCACTAGGAAGATGAGAACGGTGAATGTTGAGAATCAAGCAAATGAGAAAAGCAGGGCAAGTCTTGGGCAGCGAATCGGTAGTGCTGCCGCCTCAGCTATTGAGCGATTCCGCAAGGGCATTGCGTCCAAGTTACGAGTTGTTTTTATTGTTGATGATACCTTATGA
- a CDS encoding hypothetical protein (encoded by transcript TGME49_258458~Signal peptide predicted by SignalP 2.0 HMM (probability 0.638) with cleavage site probability 0.187 at residue 36~Predicted trans-membrane domain (TMHMM2.0):12-35): protein MRARFRNSKRPSQQLVVLLLLCSIFTGFFLNYEGFALPDSPTLMAPCVDSSQVKNSSHDPPVDGEVAPSYIMVTTTTSGLLTRTDLGQMPKDGTIEGLHARRPVLTVPDMAAVIDPAEMAKWDSCLALLSFPIIEYVKVSDHSRLLLNNDGLCLREFESASVLVDKIHDFAGRHLLTLEYHRAGSLAGNAETTTTLTAESVTDSSMDPSGWQRKSQARLVCIKEHQFPILWPERAAVRYPVDTQTIQEWHDDSTCCPVNR, encoded by the exons ATGCGTGCGCGTTTCAGAAACAGCAAGCGGCCCAGCCAGCAGCTCGTCGTACTACTTCTGCTATGTTCCATTTTCACTGGCTTTTTCCTCAATTATGAAGGCTTCGCTCTACCAGATTCGCCCACACTCATGGCGCCATGTGTTGACTCATCACAGGTGAAGAATTCATCGCATGATCCACCCGTGGACGGTGAGGTCGCGCCTTCTTACATTATGGTAACAACCACAACTTCTGGACTTCTGACGAGAACAGATCTGGGCCAGATGCCTAAAGATGGAACTATCGAAGGTTTGCATGCTCGAAGGCCAGTTCTCACGGTCCCGGACATGGCCGCTGTTATAGACCCAGCTGAGATGGCAAAATGGGATTCCTGTTTGGCATTGCTCAGCTTCCCAATCATAGAATATGTCAAGGTATCGGATCACTCTCGTCTTTTGTTGAATAACGACGGCCTTTGCCTCAGAG AATTCGAAAGCGCGTCGGTTCTTGTGGACAAAATTCACGATTTTGCTGGGCGACACCTCCTTACTCTGGAGTATCACCGCGCAGGGTCTTTGGCCGGGAACGCTGAGACCACTACTACACTTACTGCTGAATCCGTTACCGATAGTTCCATGGATCCTTCGGGATGGCAAAGGAAAAGTCAGGCTCGTTTGGTATGCATAAAGGAACACCAATTCCCAATCCTGTGGCCAGAGAGGGCCGCCGTCAGGTACCCGG TGGACACTCAAACAATTCAAGAATGGCATGACGACTCGACTTGCTGCCCCGTGAACAGATAG
- a CDS encoding hypothetical protein (encoded by transcript TGME49_258450) yields MIEDLFPSPCFLPPTPSSSPSSSPYPSASPSPAHRKAHSESAVDCRLFDDRAETESLSPSENSPLSGCSPPRTLLEAASSVSSPRRPDENVPSANVSFPDSAGGSEKALVNIFAHNTNLGASEDSASAPEQSKPISDPSPRNQRYREHQHSARECGGSSSTLPERNNFAAGTRGKQQDGVCGAASATVSRSVLPWGAKETLKNQCLSFRTANKSHDISGQRKSLTGSSSPAATQLEIHIDVLQTTDLVGSATKDGFGSNATGQGSQELSGVSRTSGAQRLEPSPVSDSSSQPEGIPCGGELQTSKGTSGSNAVSRNAGRRQERSTGVGESTQAKTGNQQRGNSQTDAASSKVPSPADCGGNDRDNEKPLNGAAEHASKEGESSAPVLVLSSDASLRIQEARKFFMNACRPSGGGKTRSLSERLGPGQLKKPGDEAVGEDVERTQRKNSDSAAGAGRHLLTRGCRDSGNGQPDLEAGTRRSPGTSEKSGADLSSQPQARRSSNTWRNKTARRGEAAEASKSSHRRRHTEASCALPFASQSSFTPEAPNGIAPPVAGVPSPSLSDLALSSSSLPFSTFLGDLRQLRGVCYAAAQEDQLRPIMSLSRKSTSSGRPSSARRHRRSRCVSAASVAPSPRQDYGDQFSAAQSPPSDSPIQCRFSTSVSLSPSREPAADSKGDKAAGTVSFTAAGESFETARGTDTACEKGATLAVDLMAQDSVFVEADFPTSQRQGLRPTRATPDAVIEGAFLSQEDNFFGERHEAEGREPLGESMERRGKEYEGTRKEEIERTTERTSTADVASSCRPAMLKGGADGVDISVVDAPISKDSSSFNSLEELSSAQDGDRQVELREHSREKESTALPDSRRVSDQCHSPPKTGPFASRQETGDSALAPRPSHSRRGDAVDAHLSSGNRVQIQGETEKEACRHAETLVSSEPRAVASATSETQESGTTASLPAPVDVPGDVPSRSEALNPKPSFDPSGASRSVPVPNPMLVPRAVELREEAFEGLATSSSVPECSKSGKLSEIESGDEGEVSDAPTTACVVPFAPREEGANPLSSAASSNGTLGANDREESEGREASPSPAERGERAGSPSSSLKTTERKNDIPSVASGTVSGLSGSPVFSHTRKRQSEEENGGEETVSAAAAEEQRMRRCRQESREVQAGEGVDPAEARERVDVPQKPSHSLTIPDSCFSQRHAEEKSDCAQENREERQERSLCRTSVVIPLPPAPPPPSPARSKLSVGTAKEPHLRHATSVSSFPCSSCGEKAAPDFQVSSLPPPLVCPEPSSSPFRPGGSASYSESPQPSEGCASQSLGVDRSSLFSQSVASFSGDLVTSRDTQGDGHEHSQEDSLSCSNPSSCRSVSSSSSVCLFAGAAVPPPLRAPTRIVCASESAALRGRGTTLREGNAPSPSCSPSKPPSWNQQTARDGDAGREEGGRDACGAETREDVSPEFSQGPRRGEKRKLSVDKSHEAGLSRPQSSVEGSPVSCRHWLPSGSSATPSPLGRRESFFIAVPVPVKRPGGEVHSSEDENRSEGECETLGYGEARKSVAPSRRSRGPAWEGTGRGEAEFAVVAFPSTENEQTSHKAVSSLLDCTSVTVSSSSPPCAFSLPHSSLPVPRVSSQASVDGWAGREPPCGFRNSSERGSVEISGRKGFERISGGRETVETGQTGSRFPFHREMKEQKEHTRMAEQKGREEGLASSSDRSSAPHSPKKLVPSPQMSSSDLASSSASGSASASDLAFSSSSSGMRSCVSPLSRVGRKQPFCISLLQRGQSWLHRMRDRVGRVSLTKVDGVWSGWRAKVADFATRVTAKAVESLLDEETKGDLAVVLPPAFIDLPNVASARLGARVIFCDGRRQGSPQSCMRLLHASEREARGYFDSGKRVSLMLTAGEECTDTCIVRFAAPAIIHGVEFVQGRRQGAETKISLDAASLLAQDVDEQSLWGCLESSLWNPAISGEVLPAGEERVAFALDTGSAPVTHLRISQHFVAPIRSDLREQEIPENGAGFVEDEAFAGLSHIRVYGEFWREAWEVLPPVQGSREEEVSNLLKGAAVVAWEEAEKPASSRKKRRRVEELEGTERGDERQAVLLKRRSCALDRQESQNETTSAQPRGYENGEGDEFSGQMDLRWRDVRTVVVCLSTRAAVSRLEVVCRPTEEEPRGEAWNLNEETGSLRPSAGCEPSESRYPQEKNCLGSPTLSVELWDAASCPETSGLNLLQQRRFFRCRQTSLSPTWTSFVSSSASSKKWRNGDSPVGRVNATGAQKEVKGWVKTVLVAERGSHRCLSPSNCEESMEEDEAEKPGDATHKTNQVMCTHVRLRFSGAVDIQSLRIWGIP; encoded by the exons ATGATCGAGGATCTGTTCCCCTCCCCATGCTTCCTCCCTCCTACACCTTCCTCCTCACCCTCTAGCTCACCGTACCCGTCTGCGTCACCATCGCCTGCTCACAGAAAAGCACATTCTGAATCAGCCGTCGATTGTCGACTGTTTGATGACCGCGCTGAAACAGAAAGCCTTTCTCCCTCGGAGAACTCTCCTCTTTCCGGATGCTCTCCACCTCGAACGCTGCTCGAAGCTGCTTCGTCGGTGTCTTCCCCTCGACGCCCCGATGAGAACGTCCCATCTGCGAACGTATCGTTCCCAGATAGCGCCGGGGGGTCAGAAAAAGCTCTTGTCAACATTTTCGCTCATAATACGAACTTAGGAGCTTCAGAGGACTCTGCTTCGGCTCCTGAACAGAGCAAGCCCATTAGTGACCCATCGCCTCGGAACCAGAGGTACCGCGAGCACCAGCACTCCGCACGCGAGTGCGGTGGAAGCAGTTCTACACTCCCAGAAAGGAATAACTTCGCCGCCGGCACAAGAGGAAAGCAACAAGACGGAGTATGTGGGGCGGCCTCAGCAACTGTGTCGAGGTCGGTTCTCCCGTGGGGAGCCAAGGAAACGCTTAAAAACCAGTGTCTCAGCTTCAGGACAGCGAATAAGTCTCACGACATTTCGGGGCAGCGAAAGTCTCTCACAGGCAGCTCCAGCCCTGCCGCAACTCAATTGGAGATCCACATAGACGTTCTGCAAACTACGGACCTGGTTGGAAGTGCAACAAAGGATGGATTTGGCTCGAACGCAACAGGCCAGGGTTCTCAGGAACTCTCAGGAGTGAGCCGGACTTCCGGGGCGCAAAGGCTGGAgccgtctcctgtctccgatTCCAGCTCTCAGCCGGAAGGCATACCGTGTGGTGGTGAGTTACAAACTTCGAAAGGAACCTCTGGATCCAACGCCGTGTCCAGAAACGctggacggagacaggaacggTCCACAGGAGTTGGAGAGTCGACACAGGCAAAAACGGGCAACCAACAGAGGGGGAACAGCCAGACAGACGCGGCATCGTCAAAGGTGCCTTCCCCTGCGGACTGCGGAggaaacgacagagacaaTGAGAAACCTCTAAATGGAGCGGCAGAGCACGCTtcgaaggaaggagagagcagtgCCCCGGTCCTTGTCTTGTCTTCGGATGCGTCGCTCCGAATTCAAGAGGCAAGGAAGTTTTTCATGAACGCATGCCGACCGTCTGGCGGTGGGAAGACCCGAAGTCTCTCAGAGCGGCTCGGGCCTGGACAGCTTAAGAAACCAGGCGACGAGGCGGTGGGCGAGGATGTTGAGCGGACTCAACGCAAAAACTCGGACTCAGCGGCGGGCGCAGGTCGACATCTCTTAACGAGaggatgcagagacagcgggaaTGGACAGCCCGACCTAGAGGCAGGCACGAGGCGATCGCCCGGGACTTCCGAGAAGAGCGGTGCAGACCTTTCTTCTCAGCCGCAAGCAAGACGGTCCTCGAATACCTGGCGAAACAAAACAGCGAGACGAGGCGAAGCCGCTGAAGCCAGCAAGTCGAGTCACCGAAGGCGCCACACAGAGGCGTCTTGTGCGCTTCCTTTCGCGTCCCAGTCGAGCTTTACCCCTGAGGCACCCAACGGTATCGCGCCTCCCGTGGCTGGGgtgccgtcgccttctctttcggaCCTCGCACTGTCCTCCAGctcccttcctttctcgacgTTCCTCGGCGACCTACGCCAGCTCCGAGGCGTCTGCTACGCCGCAGCCCAGGAAGACCAGCTTCGACCGATCATGTCACTCTCCCGAAAGAGCACCAGCAGCGGCCGGCCTTCCTCAGCCAGACGCCATAGACGCAGCAGGTGCGTTTCAGCAGCTTCCGTGGCGCCTTCGCCTAGACAAGACTACGGGGACCAGTTCTCTGCAGCTCAGTCTCCGCCTTCTGACTCGCCGATCCAGTGCCGCTTTTccacttctgtctctcttaGCCCTTCCCGAGAGCCTGCAGCAGAcagcaaaggagacaaagccGCGGGGACAGTGTCGTTTACAGCAGCAGGGGAATCGTTTGAAACAGCGAGAGGGACTGACACCGCGTGTGAAAAGGGAGCGACATTGGCGGTCGACCTCATGGCGCAAGATTCGGTCTTTGTGGAGGCAGACTTTCCGACTTCACAAAGACAAGGCCTGCGTCCCACACGGGCGACGCCTGACGCGGTTATAGAAGGGGCCTTTTTGAGTCAGGAGGATAATTTCtttggagagagacacgaagcaGAGGGGCGAGAACCACTCGGGGAGAgcatggagagaagaggaaaggaataCGAGGGTACCCGGAaggaagagatagagaggaCAACGGAGAGGACCAGTACGGCAGATGTAGCTTCTTCATGTAGGCCGGCCATGCTGAAGGGGGGTGCTGACGGTGTGGATATAAGTGTAGTAGATGCCCCCATTTCAAAAGATTCCTCGAGTTTCAATTCTCTGGAAGAATTGAGTTCGGCTCAGGATGGAGACCGACAGGTCGAACTTCGTGAACACAGCCGGGAAAAGGAGAGCACTGCGCTGCCCGATTCTCGACGTGTCTCTGATCAGTGTCACAGTCCTCCGAAGACAGGGCCTTTCGCCTCccgacaggagacaggcgactcAGCATTAGCGCCTCGTCCGTCACACAgtaggcgaggagacgctgtcGATGCTCATCTGTCTTCAGGGAATCGCGTACAAATacagggagagacggaaaaggaGGCGTGTCGCCATGCTGAGACTTTGGTTTCTTCAGAACCGCGGGCTGTGGCGTCCGCCACCTCGGAAACTCAAGAATCGGGAACAACAGCTTCTCTTCCCGCGCCAGTTGACGTGCCGGGCGATGTGCCTTCCCGAAGTGAAG CTCTAAACCCTAAACCGTCATTCGACCCCTCTGGAGCGTCCCGTTCTGTCCCAGTTCCGAATCCTATGTTGGTTCCCCGCGCCGTGGAGCTCCGGGAAGAAGCCTTCGAAGGGCTGGcaacttcttcctccgttccCGAATGCTCGAAGTCAGGGAAATTGAGTGAGATTGAAAGTGGTGATGAAGGAGAGGTGAGCGACGCGCCAACGACAGCCTGCGTCGTTCCTTTTGCTccgcgagaagagggagcgAATCCTCTGTCGAGCGCTGCCTCTTCCAATGGGACACTGGGAGCGAATGAccgcgaagaaagcgaaggtaGAGAAGCCTCCCCTTCACCAGCGGAACGAGGGGAGCGAGCaggttcgccttcttcgagtctaaaaacaacggagagaaagaacgatATTCCGTCTGTCGCTTCGGGTACTGTCTCCGGTCTCTCCGGTTCGCCGGTTTTTTCTCACACTCGCAAAcggcagagcgaagaggagaatggtggagaagaaacggtctccgcggcagcagcagaagagcaGCGGATGCGACGCTGCCGccaggagagcagagaggttCAGGCAGGTGAAGGGGTCGATCCAGCGGAAGCCAGAGAGAGGGTAGACGTTCCACAGAAACCATCCCACTCACTGACGATTCCTGACAGTTGCTTCTCTCAGCGCCacgctgaagagaagagcgactgCGCACAAGAGAAccgtgaagagagacaggaacgaaGTTTGTGTAGAACCTCGGTGGTTATTCCTCTGCCGCCTGCACCTCCGCCTCCCTCTCCGGCAAGATCCAAGCTTTCCGTGGGTACAGCCAAAGAGCCACACTTGCGTCACGCAacctccgtctcttccttcccttgcTCTTCTTGTGGCGAGAAAGCAGCTCCTGACTTCCAggtttcttcgctgcctcctccGCTTGTCTGCCCCGAGCCGTCTTCGTCCCCGTTCAGGCCCGGCGGCTCGGCGTCCTATTCGGAGTCACCACAGCCCAGCGAAGGTTGTGCCTCACAGAGTCTAGGAGTAGATCGTTCgagtcttttttctcagtcGGTGGCCTCCTTTTCTGGAGACTTGGTGACGTCGAGGGACACTCAGGGTGACGGTCACGAGCACAGCCAAGAGGACTCGCTCTCGTGTTCGAATCCCTCTTCCTGCAGatcggtttcttcttcttcgtctgtgtgcTTGTTCGCCGGCGCCGCGGTGCCGCCCCCTCTTCGCGCCCCGACCCGCATCGTCTGTGCCAGTGAGTCGGCAGCGTTGCGTGGCCGGGGCACGACGCTGAGAGAAGGCAATGCGCCGTCGCCGTCTTGCTCTCCTTCCAAGCCGCCCAGCTGGAATCAGCAGACTGCGAGGGACGGAGACGCcggccgcgaagaaggcggaagggACGCGTGTggcgcagagacgcgagaggacgTCTCGCCGGAGTTCTCCCAAGGCccgcgaagaggagaaaagcgaaagttGTCCGTGGACAAGTCACATGAGGCGGGCCTGTCGAGACCTCAGTCCTCTGTAGAGggctcgcctgtctcctgtcgaCACTGGCTTCCCTCCGGCTCCTCAGCTACTCCCTCACCTCTGGGCCGCCGCGAATCCTTCTTCATTGCCGTCCCGGTGCCAGTGAAACGCCCCGGAGGAGAGGTGCacagcagcgaagacgagaacagGAGCGAGGGAGAATGCGAGACGCTCGGATATGGGGAAGCTCGAAAATCGGTGGCGCCAAGCAGGCGGTCCCGCGGGCCGGCGTGGGAAGGAAccggaagaggcgaagccgAATTCGCTGTAGTTGCCTTTCCGAGCACGGAAAATGAGCAGACAAGCCACAAGGCCGTCTCGTCCCTGTTGGACTGCACTTCGGTTACTGTCAgctcgtcttcgccgccgtgcgccttctcccttcctcattcttctcttcctgtaCCTCGAGTTTCGAGTCAGGCCTCTGTGGACGGATGGGCAGGTCGGGAGCCTCCCTGTGGCTTCCGGAACTCttcggagagaggaagcgtgGAAATAAGCGGAAGGAAAGGCTTTGAGAGGATTAGCGGAGGCCGCGAGACAGTCGAGACGGGACAGACCGGCTCACGCTTCCCCTTCCATCGCGAGAtgaaagaacagaaagaacacACTCGAATGGCTGAACAAAaggggagggaagaaggtCTTGCGTCGTCTTCCGACCGCTCCAGTGCCCCACACTCCCCCAAGAAGCTCGTACCCTCGCCTCAGATGTCTTCTTCCGAtcttgcgtcttcttccgcttcggGTTCTGCATCTGCTTCTGACTtggctttttcgtcttcctcgtctgggATGcgctcctgtgtctctccactctcgcgAGTGGGGAGAAAGCAGCCGTTCTGTATTTCCCTTCTCCAGCGCGGACAGTCGTGGCTTCATCGCATGCGAGATCGGGTGGGGCGGGTGTCGCTGACAAAGGTGGATGGAGTTTGGAGTGGGTGGAGAGCTAAGGTCGCTGATTTTGCCACGCGGGTCACTGCGAAAGCCGTGGAATCTCTCCTGGAtgaggaaacgaaaggcgATCTCGCCGTCGTTCTCCCTCCTGCTTTCATCGACCTTCCAAATGTTGCCAGTGCGAGA CTCGGAGCCAGAGTCATCTTTTGCGATGGCAGACGACAGGGTTCACCTCagagctgcatgcggttGTTGCACGCGTCAGAGCGCGAAGCTCGAGGGTACTTCGACTCTGGGAAAAGGGTTTCTTTGATGCTGACTGCCGGCGAGGAATGCACAGACACATGTATTGTCCGTTTCGCTGCTCCAG CTATCATTCATGGCGTTGAGTTCGTCCAAGGAAGGCGACAAGGTGCTGAGACAAAAATATCACTCGAcgcggcttctcttctcgcacaAGACGTGGACGAGCAAA gTCTCTGGGGCTGCCTGGAGTCGTCGCTGTGGAACCCTGCAATTTCGGGAGAAGTTTTGCCGGCAGGTGAAGAGCGAGTAGCGTTTGCGCTCGACACAGGCTCCGCGCCTGTCACGCATCTTCGGATTTCTCAGCACTTCGTGGCGCCGATTCGTTCTGATTTGCGAGAGCAAGAAATCCCGGAGAACGGGGCAGGGTTCGTCGAAGACGAAGCCTTTGCGGGTCTAAGTCACATCCGCGTGTACGGGGAGTTTTGGAGAGAAGCATGGGAGGTTCTGCCGCCTGTacagggaagcagagaggaagaagtgagCAACTTGCTCAAGGGCGCCGCAGTCGTTGCCtgggaggaggcagagaagccagcgagttcgagaaagaagagaagacgagtaGAAGAGCTtgaaggaacggagagggGAGATGAACGCCAGGCGGTGCTTTTAAAACGCAGGAGCTGTGCGCTGGACAGACAGGAGAGCCAAAACGAGACCACGTCTGCACAGCCGAGAGGATACGAAaatggagagggagacgagtTTTCAGGTCAGATGGACCTCAGGTGGAGGGACGTGAGGACTGTGGTCGTCTGCCTCAGCACAAGGGCGGCAGTGAGTCGCCTCGAAGTGGTCTGTCGAcccacagaggaagaaccgCGCGGAGAGGCCTGGAACTTAAACGAGGAGACTGGATCCCTGCGCCCAAGTGCAGGATGCGAACCGTCCGAATCAAGATATCCACAAGAAAAGAATTGTCTAGGCTCTCCGACTCTCTCCGTGGAACTCTGGGACGCTGCAAGTTGTCCAGAG ACCTCGGGACTGAATCTGCTTCAGCAGCGCCGGTTCTTCAGATGCAGAcaaacctctctctctccgacgtggacttctttcgtctcctcttcggccTCCAGCAAGAAATGGCGGAACGGAGACAGTCCTGTTGGGCGTGTGAATGCGACGGGAGCGCAGAAAGAAGTTAAGGGATGGGTGAAAACGGTGTTGGTAGCAGAGAGAGGATCGCATCgatgtctctcgccttcgaaCTGCGAGGAAAGcatggaagaagacgaggcagaaaagcCCGGAGACGCGACACATAAAACGAATCAGGTTATGTGTACGCATGtacgtctgcgtttctccggGGCTGTGGACATCCAATCTTTGAGAATTTGGGGTATTCCGTGA